The following proteins are encoded in a genomic region of Alistipes shahii WAL 8301:
- the rpoB gene encoding DNA-directed RNA polymerase subunit beta, translated as MSAAKTQQRISFSTVKNRVPYPDLLEVQLKSFRDFFQMDTTAENRKNEGLYKVFQENFPITDTRNNFVLEFIDYYIDPPRYSIEECLERGLTYSVPLKAKLKLYCTDDEHEDFGVVVQDVYFGTIPYMTERGTFVINGAERVIVSQLHRSPGVFFGQSMHTNGTKLYSARIIPFKGSWIEFATDINNVMYAYIDRKKKLPVTTLLRAIGYEADQQILEIFDLADEVKVNKANLKKAVGRKLAARVLSTWVEDFVDEDTGEVVSIERNNVIVDRETVLEEEHVDQILESGAKTILLHKENLSGIDFSIIYNTLQKDPCNSEKEAVVYIYRQLRASEPPDEATARDVIEKLFFSDKRYDLGDVGRYRINKKLDLDTDPAIRTLTREDIIAIIKYLIQLINSKADVDDIDHLSNRRVRTVGEQLSNQFSVGFVRMARTIRERMNVRDNEVFTPVDLINAKTLSSVINSFFGTSQLSQFMDQINPLAEITHKRRLSALGPGGLSRDRAGFEVRDVHYTHYGRLCPIESPEGPNIGLISSLCVYAKISPMGFIETPYRRVENGKVDMDNSHIHYYSAEEEEDLVAAQANTPIDGEGNFLEPDRIKAREGADFPVVTASEVDLMDVAPNQIASIAASLIPFLEHDDANRALMGSNMMRQAVPLVTSEAPIVGTGIEKDMISDSRIQIVAEGDGEVVFADATKIQIKYERTEDEILASFAPEVTTYTLPRYRRTNQNTSVTLKPIVLTGDKVTKGQILTEGYSTQHGELALGRNLKVAFMPWKGYNFEDAIVISERIQREDIFTSVHVDEYIMEVRDTKRGVEELTSDIPNVSEDATKDLDANGIVRVGANIHPGDILIGKITPKGESDPSPEEKLLRAIFGDKAGDVKDASLKAQPSLHGVVIDTRLYSRANKEGKKSKSAEKAQLDKLDEKFAAEIAELTKRLVGKLWTLLQGKTSTGVTDYFGVELYPAGTKFSQKMLEEIARKSTDEKTGVVMGYLNLGSCNWTGDAHTDALIEATINNYTIEWKKADAAIKREKYNITNGDELPQTGVIQMAKVYIAKKRKLKVGDKMAGRHGNKGIVARIVRDEDMPFLEDGTIVDICLNPLGVPSRMNLGQIYETVLGWAGRELGLKFATPIFDGASLDQINEYTAQAGIPHSGRTYLYDGGTGEMFDQPATVGVIYMLKLGHMIDDKMHARSIGPYSLITQQPLGGKAQFGGQRFGEMEVWALEGFGAANILQEILTIKSDDVMGRAKAYEAIVKGENLPKPGIPEAMNVLLHELRGLALSVKLE; from the coding sequence ATGTCCGCAGCAAAAACACAACAAAGAATTAGCTTTTCGACAGTAAAAAACCGGGTTCCGTACCCGGATTTGCTGGAGGTACAGCTTAAATCATTCCGGGACTTTTTCCAGATGGACACCACGGCCGAAAACCGTAAGAACGAGGGCCTCTACAAGGTCTTCCAGGAAAATTTCCCCATCACGGATACCCGGAACAATTTCGTTCTGGAGTTTATCGACTACTATATCGACCCGCCCCGTTACTCGATCGAGGAGTGCCTGGAGCGCGGTTTGACGTACAGCGTTCCGCTGAAAGCCAAGCTGAAGCTCTACTGCACGGACGACGAACACGAAGATTTCGGTGTTGTCGTTCAGGACGTGTACTTCGGTACGATCCCCTATATGACCGAACGCGGTACGTTCGTCATCAACGGTGCGGAGCGTGTCATCGTATCCCAGCTGCACCGTTCGCCCGGCGTGTTCTTCGGACAGAGCATGCACACGAACGGCACCAAGCTCTACTCGGCGCGAATCATTCCTTTCAAGGGTTCGTGGATCGAGTTCGCTACGGACATCAACAACGTGATGTATGCGTACATCGACCGTAAGAAGAAACTGCCCGTCACGACGCTGCTGCGCGCCATCGGCTACGAGGCCGACCAGCAGATCCTGGAAATCTTCGACCTGGCGGACGAGGTGAAGGTCAACAAGGCCAACCTCAAGAAGGCCGTGGGCCGCAAGCTGGCCGCGAGGGTGCTCTCGACGTGGGTCGAGGACTTCGTGGACGAGGACACGGGCGAGGTGGTTTCCATCGAACGAAACAACGTGATCGTGGACCGCGAGACGGTTCTCGAGGAGGAGCATGTGGACCAAATCCTCGAAAGCGGCGCCAAGACGATTCTGCTGCACAAGGAGAACCTCTCGGGCATCGACTTCTCGATCATCTACAATACGCTGCAAAAAGACCCGTGCAACTCCGAGAAGGAGGCCGTGGTTTATATTTACAGGCAGCTGCGCGCTTCGGAGCCGCCCGATGAGGCTACGGCGCGCGACGTCATCGAGAAGCTGTTCTTCTCGGACAAACGCTATGACCTGGGCGATGTGGGCCGTTACCGCATCAACAAGAAGCTGGATCTGGACACCGATCCGGCCATCCGCACGCTGACGCGCGAGGACATCATCGCCATCATCAAATACCTGATCCAGCTGATCAACTCGAAGGCCGACGTCGATGACATCGACCACCTGTCGAACCGCCGCGTCCGCACGGTGGGCGAGCAGCTGTCGAATCAGTTCTCGGTCGGTTTCGTGCGCATGGCGCGTACGATCCGCGAGCGCATGAACGTGCGTGACAACGAGGTGTTCACGCCGGTGGACCTGATCAACGCCAAGACCCTTTCGTCGGTGATCAACTCCTTCTTCGGAACCTCGCAGCTCTCGCAGTTCATGGACCAGATCAACCCGCTGGCCGAAATCACGCACAAACGCCGTCTGTCGGCCCTCGGTCCCGGCGGTCTGTCGCGTGACCGCGCCGGTTTCGAGGTGCGGGACGTGCACTACACGCACTACGGACGCCTTTGCCCGATCGAGTCGCCGGAAGGCCCGAACATCGGTCTGATCTCGTCGCTGTGCGTCTATGCGAAGATCTCCCCGATGGGCTTCATCGAGACGCCTTACCGCCGCGTGGAGAACGGCAAGGTCGATATGGACAATTCGCACATCCACTACTATTCGGCCGAGGAGGAGGAAGACCTGGTCGCCGCACAGGCGAACACCCCGATCGACGGGGAGGGCAATTTCCTGGAGCCGGATCGCATCAAGGCGCGTGAAGGCGCCGATTTCCCCGTGGTCACGGCCAGCGAAGTGGACCTGATGGACGTGGCTCCGAACCAGATTGCCTCGATCGCCGCGAGCCTTATCCCGTTCCTGGAGCACGACGACGCCAACCGTGCGCTGATGGGTTCGAACATGATGCGCCAGGCCGTGCCCCTGGTGACTTCGGAAGCCCCGATCGTCGGCACGGGTATCGAGAAGGACATGATCTCCGACAGCCGCATCCAGATCGTTGCCGAGGGCGACGGCGAGGTGGTTTTCGCCGATGCGACGAAGATTCAGATCAAATACGAGCGTACGGAGGACGAGATCCTCGCGTCGTTCGCTCCGGAGGTGACGACCTACACGCTGCCGCGCTACCGTCGCACCAACCAGAATACCTCGGTGACGCTGAAGCCCATCGTGCTGACGGGCGACAAGGTGACGAAGGGGCAGATTCTGACCGAAGGCTACTCGACGCAGCACGGCGAGCTGGCCCTGGGCCGCAACCTCAAGGTGGCGTTCATGCCCTGGAAGGGTTACAACTTCGAGGACGCCATCGTGATCTCGGAGCGTATCCAGCGTGAGGACATCTTCACCTCGGTGCACGTCGACGAATATATCATGGAGGTCCGCGACACCAAGCGCGGTGTCGAGGAGCTTACGTCGGACATTCCCAACGTCTCGGAGGACGCCACGAAGGACCTCGACGCCAACGGTATCGTCCGTGTCGGCGCCAACATCCACCCGGGCGACATCCTGATCGGCAAGATCACCCCGAAGGGCGAGAGCGATCCGTCGCCCGAGGAGAAGCTGCTCCGCGCGATCTTCGGCGACAAGGCCGGCGACGTGAAGGACGCCTCTTTGAAGGCCCAGCCGTCGCTGCACGGCGTGGTGATCGACACCCGTCTTTACAGCCGCGCCAACAAGGAGGGCAAAAAGAGCAAGAGCGCCGAGAAGGCCCAGCTGGACAAGCTCGACGAGAAGTTCGCAGCCGAAATCGCGGAACTTACGAAGCGTCTGGTCGGCAAACTGTGGACGCTGCTTCAGGGCAAGACCTCCACGGGCGTTACGGACTACTTCGGGGTGGAACTCTATCCCGCGGGGACGAAATTCTCGCAGAAGATGCTGGAGGAGATCGCCCGCAAGTCGACGGACGAGAAGACCGGCGTGGTGATGGGGTATCTGAACCTCGGGTCGTGCAACTGGACGGGCGACGCCCACACCGATGCGCTCATCGAGGCCACCATCAACAATTACACCATCGAGTGGAAGAAGGCCGACGCCGCCATCAAGCGCGAGAAGTACAACATCACCAACGGCGACGAGCTTCCGCAGACGGGCGTCATCCAGATGGCCAAGGTCTACATCGCCAAGAAGCGTAAGCTGAAGGTGGGCGACAAGATGGCCGGACGCCACGGTAACAAGGGTATCGTGGCCCGTATCGTGCGCGACGAGGACATGCCGTTCCTCGAGGACGGAACGATCGTCGACATCTGCCTGAACCCGCTGGGCGTGCCTTCGCGAATGAACCTCGGCCAGATTTACGAGACCGTGCTCGGATGGGCCGGCCGCGAGCTGGGCTTGAAGTTCGCCACGCCGATTTTCGACGGCGCTTCGCTCGACCAGATCAACGAATACACCGCGCAGGCGGGTATCCCGCACAGCGGCCGTACGTACCTCTACGACGGCGGCACGGGCGAGATGTTCGACCAGCCGGCTACGGTGGGCGTGATCTACATGCTCAAGCTGGGCCACATGATCGACGACAAGATGCACGCGCGTTCGATCGGTCCCTACTCGCTCATCACGCAGCAGCCGCTCGGCGGTAAGGCGCAGTTCGGCGGTCAGCGTTTCGGTGAGATGGAGGTCTGGGCGCTCGAAGGCTTCGGCGCCGCCAACATCCTGCAGGAGATTCTGACGATCAAGTCCGACGACGTGATGGGCCGCGCCAAGGCGTACGAGGCCATCGTCAAGGGCGAGAATCTGCCCAAACCGGGTATTCCCGAGGCGATGAACGTGCTGCTGCACGAGCTTCGCGGTCTGGCTCTGTCGGTGAAACTCGAGTAA
- the rplL gene encoding 50S ribosomal protein L7/L12, translating to MADVKKLAEELVNLKVTEVNELAQILKEEYGIEPAAAAVAVAAPAAGAGEAAAAEKTSFDVILKAAGQAKLQVIKVVKDIAGLSLGDAKALVDGAPKAVKEGVSKEEAEQIKGQLEEAGAEVELK from the coding sequence ATGGCAGACGTAAAGAAACTTGCTGAAGAACTGGTAAACCTGAAGGTTACCGAGGTAAACGAACTCGCACAGATCCTCAAGGAGGAGTATGGCATTGAGCCGGCTGCTGCCGCTGTTGCCGTTGCAGCTCCCGCTGCAGGCGCAGGCGAGGCTGCTGCCGCCGAGAAGACGTCGTTCGACGTTATCCTGAAGGCTGCAGGTCAGGCCAAGCTCCAGGTTATCAAGGTAGTGAAGGACATCGCAGGTCTTTCGCTGGGCGATGCTAAGGCACTTGTTGACGGTGCTCCCAAGGCCGTTAAGGAGGGTGTTTCCAAGGAGGAGGCTGAGCAGATCAAAGGCCAGCTCGAGGAAGCAGGTGCTGAAGTTGAGCTCAAGTAG